The genomic stretch CATTTATTTATCATTCCTTATGTATTACTTACAAAGTGCAACATTATATTTCTTAGATAGCTTTTCAAGTGTGCCATCCTTAGTTAAGTCCTTAATGTACTGATTGAACTTTTCTGTCATATCAGATTTCTTACGGAAACCAACACCGTATTCTTCCTTAGTTAGAGATAGGCTGTGACCAAGTGTTTCATAGCTTGTACCCTTACCTGTCATAGCGTCAGCCATTGTGCTGTCAATAATACAAGCATCAACAGAACCTGACTTAACTTCTAGAAGTGTATCACTCTGTGCTGATACAGGAGTATACTTTAGGTTGTTATCCTTAGCAGCAGCTTCACCTGCAGAACCTGATTCAACTGCAAACTTTAGCTTTGAAAGTGACTTAACATCCTTGTACTTGTTAAGTTCATCCTTCTTCATAACAACAACCTGTTCATTCTTAGCATAAGCATCAGTAACACTTGTGTTCTTCTTAACTTCATTTGTGATTGTCATACCGTTCCAAGCACAGTCAATTGACTTTGTGTTAAGTTCCATAAACTTGTTATCCCAGTCGATTTCAATAAACTTAACCTTAACGCCCATTTTCTTACCGACAGCCTGAGCAAATTCTGTATCAAAACCTGTCCAGTTGCCCTTATCGTCTTTATAGTTCATTGGAGCATAGTCTGTAATACCTACAACCAATTCACCCTTATCCTTGATGTATTCATAGTCAGAGCTTGAACTGCCACAAGCAGTAACAAGCACAGCCATAACTGCACATAATACTAATGCTAATACTTTTTTCATTGTTGTACCCTCTTTTACTTTTTTATTTTTTATTGTTGGAAACCATTTTCTTATATCTTCTATTATTAATTGCCAACAAAGTACCTAAGCCTAAAACTAAAAATGCAAATAACTTTTTCATAATAATACTTCCTTTACAAATTCATTTCAAACTTACCTACCTATTTTACTTTATTTCGCTAAACTTGTAAAGTGGTAATTTAGCAAAATTTAAAGAATTAGGTCACTTCTTTTTTACATCACATACAAAAATTACGGAAAATTCTTTCATTTTTATGATGTTGTTTTATTTGTAAAAGAATATTGTGCCTGTATACCCTATTGAATTAGTTTTTTTAATTCTTGTAAATAAAAACCGGTTTTATAAATTTGGGTTTTTCAATTTTGTCTGTTGGTAAAGTTGAGAATGATAAATTAGGGTTTGTGGGGATGTAGTATTGTAAAAAATGTAAACTATGTCATTGTATGAACTGTAAATTATGTGGTTACACAATTTATATTATAACGATATTTTGTAGTATAAGCAGTATCAATTTTTATATCATATTATGGCTCACAGTCGTAGGGGCGAACATCGTTCGCCCGTTAAAAAAGTGTGATACCTATGGGATTTTTGTCCTATGATGAAATTTAAAATTACAATTATTTACAAAGGACAAAATGCCAATATAGAGGCTAGTTTGTAACGGGACATCAATGATGTCCCCTACAACTGTGAGACATAGTTTTTATATTATTTTAGGTGCATA from Ruminococcus bovis encodes the following:
- a CDS encoding transporter substrate-binding domain-containing protein; translation: MKKVLALVLCAVMAVLVTACGSSSSDYEYIKDKGELVVGITDYAPMNYKDDKGNWTGFDTEFAQAVGKKMGVKVKFIEIDWDNKFMELNTKSIDCAWNGMTITNEVKKNTSVTDAYAKNEQVVVMKKDELNKYKDVKSLSKLKFAVESGSAGEAAAKDNNLKYTPVSAQSDTLLEVKSGSVDACIIDSTMADAMTGKGTSYETLGHSLSLTKEEYGVGFRKKSDMTEKFNQYIKDLTKDGTLEKLSKKYNVALCK